One Elusimicrobiota bacterium genomic region harbors:
- a CDS encoding restriction endonuclease subunit S, giving the protein MEKNKFKQTEIGAIPEGWEESSVGNNIELVYGDGLITRERKGGDISVYGSNGIIGQHNEALVKGPGIIIGRKGTVGQVTFSKTDFWPIDTTYYVKTKGENDILFWYYFLKTLNLTEMNSHSAVPGLNRDYVYEIKKHIPSFNEQRAIAKILSDLDEKIELNNQMNKTLESIAQAIFKEWFIAFRFPDYEKTKFKNGLPDGWGKKEIKDCGDIICGKTPATINRDNYGADIPFITIPDMRNFVFVIKTEKILSKQGADLQKNKYLSALSVCVSCIATPGLVSLTSEVSQTNQQINSIICKKEISPYFMYFSMLNKSEEIKTMGLGGTATLNLNTGNFARISIVVPNDFIMKKFHKVIEPIMQQILENLRENKKLNDICDSLLPKLMSGKIRIKRSANA; this is encoded by the coding sequence ATGGAAAAGAATAAATTCAAACAAACAGAAATTGGTGCAATTCCCGAAGGATGGGAAGAATCATCTGTTGGAAATAATATTGAGTTAGTTTATGGTGATGGGCTTATAACAAGAGAGAGAAAAGGTGGTGATATATCGGTCTATGGTTCAAATGGTATTATTGGTCAGCATAATGAAGCACTTGTAAAAGGACCTGGAATTATTATTGGCAGGAAAGGCACTGTTGGACAAGTTACATTTTCAAAAACTGATTTTTGGCCTATTGATACAACATATTACGTAAAAACAAAAGGAGAAAACGACATATTGTTTTGGTATTATTTTCTTAAAACATTAAATCTTACTGAAATGAATAGTCATTCAGCAGTTCCCGGACTTAATCGTGATTACGTGTATGAAATAAAAAAACATATACCATCGTTCAATGAACAGCGGGCGATTGCAAAAATTCTTTCTGACCTTGATGAAAAGATAGAACTAAATAACCAGATGAATAAAACCCTTGAGTCAATAGCTCAGGCAATATTCAAGGAGTGGTTTATTGCTTTCCGTTTCCCCGACTATGAAAAAACAAAATTTAAAAATGGTTTACCTGATGGATGGGGGAAAAAAGAAATAAAAGACTGTGGTGATATTATTTGCGGAAAAACTCCTGCAACTATAAATAGAGATAATTATGGAGCAGATATACCGTTCATTACTATTCCTGATATGCGTAATTTTGTTTTTGTAATTAAAACAGAAAAAATACTTTCAAAACAAGGGGCTGATTTACAAAAAAATAAATATTTATCTGCGTTATCTGTCTGTGTCAGTTGTATAGCTACTCCAGGTTTAGTATCACTTACAAGTGAAGTTAGTCAGACAAATCAACAAATAAATAGCATTATTTGTAAAAAAGAAATTAGTCCATATTTTATGTATTTTTCTATGTTGAACAAAAGTGAAGAAATAAAAACTATGGGACTTGGGGGAACAGCTACATTGAATCTTAATACAGGAAATTTTGCGCGAATAAGTATTGTTGTTCCAAATGATTTCATAATGAAAAAGTTTCATAAGGTAATTGAGCCTATCATGCAGCAAATATTAGAGAATTTGCGAGAAAATAAAAAATTAAACGATATTTGTGATTCTCTTTTACCAAAACTAATGTCAGGAAAGATAAGAATAAAAAGGAGTGCAAATGCCTGA
- a CDS encoding class I SAM-dependent DNA methyltransferase has translation MKKEDNSNGGNLGFEEKLWKAADKLRNNMDAAEYKHIVLGLIFLKYISDAFEEHYQILVKEVSNPKSNQYIKEPEVRYETIEDRDEYKAVNVFYVPEKARWSRLQKNAKQPTIGKIIDDAMYVIEKENPTLKGVLPKNYADPKLDKQRLGELIDLIGTISLGDYENRSKDILGRVYEYFLGQFADSEGKRGGQFYTPRSIVQLLVEMMEPYKGRIFDPCCGSGGMFVQSEKFVKAHGGKLGDIAINGQESNQTTWRLCKMNLAIRGIDANIMWNNEGSFLKDEHKDLKADFILANPPFNDSDWKGEQLRDDVRWKYGVPPTGNANFAWVQHFVYHLSPKGIAGFVLANGSMSSNQSNEGEIRKNMLESDIVDCMVSLPSQLFYNVMIPACLWFIARDKKNHKFKDRRGKVLFIDARKMGVMIDRRHRELTEEEINRIADTYHAWRGEGKPATGTSAGKYKDEKGYCKSATLEEIKSQGYILTPGRYVGTEEVEEDKEKFNEKMKRLTKELSEQFEKSEELEKEIKKNLKGLGYEI, from the coding sequence ATGAAAAAAGAAGATAATTCAAATGGTGGAAATCTTGGTTTTGAGGAAAAACTGTGGAAAGCAGCTGATAAACTGCGGAACAATATGGATGCTGCTGAGTATAAACATATTGTATTAGGATTGATTTTTCTTAAGTATATCTCCGACGCATTCGAAGAACATTATCAAATACTTGTAAAAGAAGTTTCTAATCCAAAAAGCAATCAATATATAAAAGAACCCGAAGTGCGTTATGAGACAATTGAAGACAGAGACGAATATAAAGCCGTAAACGTGTTTTATGTCCCGGAAAAAGCCCGCTGGTCACGCCTACAGAAAAATGCAAAACAACCCACAATAGGTAAAATCATAGATGACGCAATGTATGTTATAGAAAAGGAAAATCCAACCCTTAAGGGTGTTCTTCCTAAAAATTATGCAGACCCTAAACTTGATAAACAGCGTCTTGGTGAACTAATAGACCTTATAGGTACAATTAGTTTAGGAGATTACGAAAATCGCAGTAAAGATATTTTGGGTAGAGTTTATGAGTATTTCTTAGGGCAGTTTGCAGATTCGGAAGGTAAACGAGGCGGGCAATTTTATACTCCGCGGAGCATAGTGCAATTACTTGTGGAAATGATGGAGCCATATAAAGGTCGTATTTTTGACCCGTGTTGTGGTTCCGGTGGTATGTTCGTTCAAAGCGAAAAATTTGTAAAAGCACACGGTGGTAAATTAGGTGATATTGCTATCAATGGACAGGAATCCAATCAAACCACATGGCGTCTCTGTAAAATGAACTTAGCAATCCGTGGTATAGATGCAAATATAATGTGGAATAATGAAGGCAGTTTCTTAAAAGATGAACATAAAGATTTAAAAGCAGATTTTATATTAGCCAATCCACCATTTAATGACAGTGATTGGAAGGGCGAGCAATTAAGAGATGATGTGAGATGGAAATACGGTGTCCCTCCGACAGGTAATGCCAACTTCGCATGGGTTCAGCATTTTGTTTATCATCTATCGCCAAAAGGTATTGCAGGCTTTGTATTAGCAAACGGTTCTATGTCTTCTAACCAGTCAAATGAAGGTGAAATAAGAAAAAATATGCTTGAGTCAGACATAGTGGATTGTATGGTTTCTTTGCCATCACAACTTTTCTACAATGTAATGATACCCGCCTGTCTTTGGTTTATTGCTCGCGATAAGAAAAATCACAAATTCAAAGACAGAAGGGGCAAAGTTCTTTTCATTGATGCTCGGAAAATGGGCGTAATGATAGACCGCAGGCACAGGGAATTAACTGAAGAAGAGATAAATAGAATTGCTGATACATATCATGCATGGCGGGGAGAAGGTAAACCCGCCACTGGGACGTCGGCGGGCAAGTATAAAGATGAAAAAGGTTATTGCAAATCGGCAACACTTGAAGAAATAAAATCACAGGGTTATATTTTGACACCCGGTAGATATGTAGGCACCGAAGAAGTGGAAGAAGATAAAGAAAAGTTTAATGAAAAAATGAAACGACTTACCAAAGAACTTTCAGAACAGTTTGAAAAATCCGAAGAACTTGAAAAAGAAATAAAGAAAAATTTAAAAGGACTGGGATATGAAATCTAA
- a CDS encoding PDDEXK nuclease domain-containing protein, which translates to MKSNLVFDKEYKVWLADLKAKVRNAQIKAAVKVNSEMLSFYWELGADIVAKQANTKWGGGFLIQLSKDLTAEFSDMKGFSLRNLKYIKQWYQFYSRGNAISQQPVGLIGQQAVAQLPINRIIQKSVGQFVQQAVAQITQIPWGHNIAIITKCKNIKEAIYYVQKTITHNWSRSVLVHQIEWGLFKREGKAVNNFSLTLPKPQSDLAKQTLKDPYIFDFLRLTEEYNEKDMENALIEHIAKFLLELGTGFSYVGRQIPLRVGESEFYIDLLFYHIKLRCYIVIELKTVVFQPEFAGKLNFYITAVDRQLRSEFDQPTVGIIICKTKDKVVAEYALSDIHKPIGVSEYQLTHSLPKKFKSNLPTIKQIEKELSKSTNKIKK; encoded by the coding sequence ATGAAATCTAATTTAGTATTTGATAAGGAATACAAAGTTTGGCTTGCTGATTTAAAAGCAAAAGTCCGTAACGCCCAGATTAAAGCAGCGGTAAAAGTTAATTCAGAAATGCTCTCCTTTTATTGGGAGCTTGGTGCAGATATTGTGGCTAAACAGGCAAACACCAAATGGGGTGGCGGTTTTCTAATTCAGCTTAGCAAGGATTTAACAGCAGAGTTTTCGGATATGAAGGGATTCTCACTTAGAAATCTTAAATATATCAAGCAATGGTATCAGTTTTATAGCCGGGGAAATGCGATAAGCCAACAGCCTGTTGGCTTAATTGGGCAACAGGCTGTTGCCCAATTGCCAATAAACAGAATTATCCAAAAGTCTGTCGGACAATTTGTGCAACAAGCCGTTGCACAAATCACCCAGATACCTTGGGGTCATAACATCGCAATTATAACAAAATGTAAGAATATAAAAGAAGCAATTTATTATGTTCAAAAAACAATTACGCACAATTGGAGCCGCTCTGTATTAGTTCACCAGATTGAATGGGGACTTTTCAAACGAGAAGGCAAGGCGGTTAATAACTTTTCTCTTACACTGCCTAAACCCCAATCTGACCTCGCCAAACAAACACTCAAAGACCCCTATATTTTTGACTTTTTAAGGTTAACCGAAGAATACAATGAAAAAGACATGGAGAATGCTCTTATTGAGCATATTGCAAAGTTTCTATTGGAATTAGGAACCGGTTTTTCTTATGTAGGACGGCAAATTCCATTGCGTGTAGGTGAAAGTGAATTCTACATAGACCTGCTTTTTTATCATATTAAATTGCGTTGTTATATCGTGATAGAACTAAAAACTGTGGTATTTCAACCGGAGTTTGCCGGAAAATTGAATTTTTATATTACTGCAGTAGACCGCCAGTTGAGAAGTGAATTCGACCAACCGACTGTCGGAATAATTATCTGCAAAACCAAAGATAAAGTGGTCGCTGAGTATGCTTTAAGCGATATTCATAAGCCAATTGGTGTTTCTGAATATCAATTAACACATTCTTTACCCAAGAAATTCAAATCGAATCTACCAACAATAAAACAAATTGAGAAAGAGTTGAGTAAAAGCACAAACAAAATAAAAAAATAG